CGCACGCGGGGCACGGTTTGTCCCGCAGGTACTGCAGGGCGAAGTCGCGCTGCTCGGAGGCGGGCAGCCCGCGCCAGTGGGCAAGGAGCAGATTGACCGGATGGTCGTCGTCCGGCATGTCGTGGACCTCGGTGAGCAGGGCGTCCCGGGACCCGGCGGAAAGATCCGCCCAGCGCGCCAGCGGGGACAGGTCCAGCGCCGCCAGGGCGCGGTGCCAGGCCCGGCGGAGACGGCGTTGCAGCGCGGTGTCGTGCAGGATCGGTTCCAGACCACCCAGGGGGCGGCCCGGATCGGGAAAAATCAGCTCGGGCGGGACGTGCGTGACGGCGCCGGTGCCGTCGCATGCGCCGCAGCGATGCTGGGGGGAGAGGAACGAAAACGTGGCCGGTTGCGGATCGGGGTATGCCTGGCCGCACGGATGGCAGAAGTTCCGCATGGAGTAGAAGCGGACGTCGCCCGCCGCCCCTACCACCGTGAACTCGCCCCGGCCCACGCGGAGCGCCTCGGCCAGGACTTCGGCGGGGACGCGACGTCCGCTGCGACCGATCCGGGCCGTTCCGGCCAACGCCTCGATGGTGTGTCGCTGATGCCGCGCCAGCGCGGCGCCGGCCGGCGGGCGGACTTTGCCATCCACCCGGACCCGCTCGACGCCGCGGCGCGCCAGTTCCTCCAGCAGCGTGCGGTAATGTCCCTTCCGGCCGCGGATGACCGGAGCATACACCGCCACCTCCTGTCCGGCGAAATCCCGGCCGACCAAGCCGGCCAGCCCTTCAGGCGGCAGCGACACCAGAGGTTCGGCGCAGACGGGGCAGTGGGGTGTGGCGCAGCTGTAGAAGAGCAGCCGCAGGTAATCATAGACTTCGGACGCGGTGCCCAGAGTGGACAGCACAGCCGGCGCGCCGGCGTTCTGCTGCAGGGACAATGCCGGTGCCAACCCACCGATCCAGTCCACCTGGGGCTTCTGAAACAGGTGCAGGAACTGGCGGGCGTACGGTGCCAGCGACTCCAGGTACCGCCGCTGCCCCTCGGCGTAGACGACGTTGTAGGCGAGGGTGGACTTGCCGGAGCCGCTCACGCCCGTGATGACGGTCAGACGCTGCCGGGGGATCGACACGGAGATCCCCTGCAAATTGTTTTCAGCGGCATTTTCGATTCGGATCGCACCCATGGCCGGCACCCCCGCCGAGCATTATACCAGCCTGGCGGCGGGGCGGGAGAGCGGCGGGCGTGCGGACGTCAGAGCTTCTCCAGATGCATGTCCAGGAGCGGCTTGGTGAACTCCCGGCTGAACCAGACGGCCAGCACGACGTTGATGATCAGGACGATGACCACGGCGACGATGGCCCATCCCTTCAGCCCGGAGATGGGTTGCTGGATTTCCTGCAGATCCTGCTCCACCAGGAGGTACCAGTGGGTGTCGGGGAATGCATCCCGCAGGTTGGTCCGGGCGACCCCGATGAAGCGGGCCTGGGCCATCCGGCGCTCCACCTGGAACGCCCGTTTCTGGCCTTCCTCGAGCAACGGTTTGGCCGGCTCGAAGAAATCATACGTGACCTGGTTGCCGAGGTCCACGTCGCGCGAGGAGATAATGGTCCCGTCGGAGGCGATCAAAAGCGCCTGGCCGGTCTCGCCGAAGCGGAACGGGCGGATGATGGCGTTGATGTAATCCGTTTTCAGGATCCCTCGGATCATGCCCAGCATCGACTGGTTCGAGTCGAAGACGGGCACGATGACCTCCAGGATGTAAGCCTTGTAGAATTCGCTCCGCTTGACGTCGCTGACGTAGGCCCCGCGCTGCAGATAGCTGTTGACGACGAGATCCCGCCACTTGCTGTCCCCGTACAGATAGTGGTCGGGAACGTGGGCCGATGCCACGGCCACGCCCAGGCGGTTTAAGACGGTGACCTCCCGGAAGGTCGGATGGATGGTGATGAACTTGGTGAGATAGGCCGAGAGCGGGGTGCCCACGATCCGGCGGACCAGCGGATCCTCCGGCGTTAGGCCGGCCCAGGATTTCTCCTGCCCGACGCTTTGCGCCAGCGTCGCATCCTCCTTCCCCTGCAGCTCCCGGTTGCTGGCCGCGAGGGCTTCGAAAACGCTGGGGTTGCAGGCCAGGCCGTCCATCTGGCGGCTGGCGGCTTGCAACTGGTTGCGCAGCTGGAGCGTCGCGATCTCGGCCAGGTCAGCCAGTTCCTTGCCTTTCATTTCCATGTACTGCGTCTCGCTGTGCGAGAAGATGATCCAGAAGCAAAGGATCATCGGCACGATGCCGAGGAAGAGCAGCATGATCAATATCCGGGGCTGGATGCCGAAAAGGGTTTTGGTAGCCATAAATGCCTCCTCGCAATCCATTGGCGGACATCTGATTGTTTACTTCAATTGTAGTGAAACCGGATCCGATTATCAATCCGAAATACCCGACCGGCGGCCGGGGTGTGTGGTATAATGCAGCGGATAAAGGATTTAGAGCGATGCGATTGGAAAAGATCGGCAAGTACGATGTGGTCCGCGTGCTGGGCAAGGGATCCACCGGCAAGGTGTACAAGGCGTTCGATCCCATCATCGACCGGTTTGTCGCCCTCAAGGTCATTCCCGGGGAGATCGTCAGCCAGCCGGAACACCTTCAGCGCTTCAAGAAGGAGGTGAAGGCGCAGGGGCGGGTGTTGCACCCCAATGTGGCCACCATCTTTGACGTGGATTTCTACGACGGCAACTACGTGATCGTCATGGAGTATGTGGAAGGCCGCTCCCTGCGCGACCTGATGCAGGCGGAGCGCATCCTTACCCTGAAGCTCTTCTACCGGATCATCTCCCAGGCGTGCGCCGGCCTGCACTGCGCCCACAAGCAGGGAGTGATCCACCGGGACATCAAGCCGGAGAACATCTGCCTAACTTCCGAGGGACGGGTCAAGATTCTCGATTTTTCCATCGCGAAGCTGCAATCCTCGACGACGTCCACCGGTCTCGGCTTCCTGCTGGGCAGCGCCTATTATATGGCGCCGGAGCAGATTCAGGGCCTGCTGATCACGCCGGCGGCGGACCAGTTCGCCCTCGGGGTGATCGCGTACGAAATGCTCGCCGGCAAGCGGCCGTTCCAGGGGCGCAATATGGCGGATACCATCCTGAGCGCCACCCGGCAGGAACCGCCGCTCATCGGCGAGACCAATCCCATGGTAGACGAGGAACTCGAACTCATCATCCGAGTCGCGCTGGCCAAGGAACCGCATCGGCGCTACCCGTCGGTGGCCCGTTTCAGCCGGGCGCTGCGCGACTATTTCGGGAAGGTCAGCCCCGCGGTCCTGCAGGAAGAGAGTCCGGACGATTGATCCGGAGCCCGCGCCCGCGCCACATTTGTGTTGATTTCGTCTGCTTCACCGCTATAATACATCCCAATTTTCGATCGGATGCGGATCCCTGTACGGTCTGAGCTGGCCGGAGCCGAGTTCGATTCTGAAATCACATAAGGAGCAGTCTATGAAGAGACTCGTCATGGCAGTGATCGCAATGGGTTTGCTGGCTGGCGGGAACCTGCTGGCCGCAGGTTTCGCCATCAACGAGCAGGGCGCCCGCTCCATGGCCCAGGCCATGGCGTTCGTTGCCCGGGCCGATGACCCGTCGGCCCTGTTCTACAATCCCGCCGGCATCACTCAACTCGAGGGGACCCAGTTCTACTTCGGCGCCACGGCCATCGCTCAGGGCACGACCTGGAGCAATGACCTCGGCACCTTGTCCATCGAGTCGGACGACCGCTGGGAGATCCCGCCCCACATGTACGTCACCCACCAGCTCAACGAGGACTGGTACTTCGGCTTCGGCTTCTTTGTGCCGTACGGCCTGAGCAAGAAGTGGCCGGCGGAGTTCCCCGGCAAGTACTCGTCGCGGAACGTCCGACTGCAGGCGTTTTACCTCAATCCCAACATCGCATACAAGATCAACGACGTCCTGAGCGTCGCGGTCGGTCTGGACATCGTGTACAGCTCAGCGAAACTGGAACGGGACCTGTACCTGGCCCAGATCATTCCGGGCGTCCCCGACGGCTACTTCAGCGCCGATGTCTCCGGCACCGGGTTCGGCGCCAACGCGGCCCTGCTGGCCAAGATCAACGACAAGCTGTCCTTCGGGGCCAGCTACCGGAGCCAGGTCAAGGTGGATTTCGACGGCGACCTGACCAACACCATCCCCAGCACGGGCAATCCCGTCTACGACGGGATGCTGGCCTCCCTCTTCCCGAACCAGGAGGTGGAGACCGCCATCACCATGCCCGACGTGATCCAGGTGGGCTTCGCCACCACCCCGAAGGAGAACTACACCACCGAGCTCGACTTCCAGTGGACCAACTGGAGCGTCTACAACACGCTGCCGTTCATCTTTTCCCAGCCGACACAGGCGCTGGTATCTCAGGAAATCCCGAAGCTCTGGAAGGACGGCTATACCCTCCGCTGGGGCAACGAGTACAAGTACTCCGAGAGCCTGGATCTCCGCGCCGGCGCCTACTACGACTGGAACCCGGTGCCCAACGCCACCCTCGATCCAATGCTGCCCGA
This sequence is a window from Acidobacteriota bacterium. Protein-coding genes within it:
- a CDS encoding serine/threonine protein kinase; amino-acid sequence: MRLEKIGKYDVVRVLGKGSTGKVYKAFDPIIDRFVALKVIPGEIVSQPEHLQRFKKEVKAQGRVLHPNVATIFDVDFYDGNYVIVMEYVEGRSLRDLMQAERILTLKLFYRIISQACAGLHCAHKQGVIHRDIKPENICLTSEGRVKILDFSIAKLQSSTTSTGLGFLLGSAYYMAPEQIQGLLITPAADQFALGVIAYEMLAGKRPFQGRNMADTILSATRQEPPLIGETNPMVDEELELIIRVALAKEPHRRYPSVARFSRALRDYFGKVSPAVLQEESPDD
- a CDS encoding transporter, encoding MKRLVMAVIAMGLLAGGNLLAAGFAINEQGARSMAQAMAFVARADDPSALFYNPAGITQLEGTQFYFGATAIAQGTTWSNDLGTLSIESDDRWEIPPHMYVTHQLNEDWYFGFGFFVPYGLSKKWPAEFPGKYSSRNVRLQAFYLNPNIAYKINDVLSVAVGLDIVYSSAKLERDLYLAQIIPGVPDGYFSADVSGTGFGANAALLAKINDKLSFGASYRSQVKVDFDGDLTNTIPSTGNPVYDGMLASLFPNQEVETAITMPDVIQVGFATTPKENYTTELDFQWTNWSVYNTLPFIFSQPTQALVSQEIPKLWKDGYTLRWGNEYKYSESLDLRAGAYYDWNPVPNATLDPMLPDSNRVSFQAGFGWHNEKITLDVAYMYIYFFERDINNNAAFRIVPNSGRYESSAHLFGLSLGYRF